Genomic window (Rhododendron vialii isolate Sample 1 chromosome 4a, ASM3025357v1):
tataaaaagttTATTGGAAACATGAAATTAGcaatacaaaaaaattctaaactttACATTATTTTATACCTTGGTTTTTTCCTTGGACAatgtcttcttttttgtttctattttcttcttACCAATTTTTTCAACAATGCCTACCTTCCTTTTGTTTGGCGGTCTCCCTTTTCGACGAAGAGTTACCGGGTCAAGTATGTTTGTGCTTTCTTTGGAAGGTAGAACTTCATCTCCAATTGAAAAAGAATTACTAGGAGTATCAGAAATCACATTACTTCCACAAACAATCGAAGATTCAATCAACTCTCGTTTTAACTCAAGTAACCGTGCCATCACCTTATCATACTTCTCTTGACTATCTTCCGCCAAATCGGCAACCTCATTAAAGAGATTGCACATATTGTCATGCCGATGTGCTTCAATTGACGTTGACGAGTTATCATAGTTGATTCGAATTTTAGTGTGCACCCTTTTGACATTTTTGTTCCATCTCCTCAACACATATTTGTCAGGTACTCTTTCAACTCCCATTTGACTCCACACCGTCAGTTGATGTCTACAAACCATTCCTCTGTACTCAAACAATCGACAGTTACAATGTGCTTCATTTGTTTCAGCATTAAAATCAACAATAAATGGCACTTGAATTCtcttttcctcttctccatATGTAATCCACTCTTTTACCTCATATTCAGAtacactttcattttttttactgcaaGAACACTCAAGTCTCCCCACAAATTCTTCATGAAACTCTCTCACCTTCTCATTCGTGTAAACACTTTGAAATTGCCTTTCCAAGCCACTTTTAGTTATTAATGGGATGAAACTCCTCCAACTTTTTCcatcttcttcattttcactCTCCACCTTATTCGCCAATGCATTTTCATATTGCTCTACAAATTGTTTCAAGGTCGTCTTTGAATGAATGTAACCATCAAAATATGCATTCATACCCTCGCTTCTTTGTGTGGATGACATTCCCGCCCAAAAGCAGTCATTCACATAAGCAGGAACCCACAGCTTCCTCTCTAGATATAACCCATCTAACCATGTGTTATTGTGAAGCTGGTACTTTTTGATGAACCCatcccaagcatcctcaaaTTGTTTGATTGTCAATGAATTCCATACGGCTTTGCGCATACACGAACTAATTTGTTCATAGGCATTGTACTTACCGAACTTTTCTGGCACCTTTTTCATAATATGCCATATGCACAACCGATGTCGGGTGTCAGGGAATACTTGTTGTATAGCATTCTTCATGCCTAAACACTGGTCGGTGATTATTGCTTTCGGAGCACAACCCCACATGCATGTCTTCCAAGTCTCAAATAACCACGAAAATGACTCTGTGTCTTCATGAGAGATGAGCCCACATCCCAATAAAATCGACTGACCATGATGATTCACACCAACAAATGGAGCAAAAGGCATGTCATACCTATTTACTAAGTAAGTTGTGTCAAATGTCACAACATCACCAAACTCCTTACAAGCTGCCCTACTCCTTGCATCGGCCCAGAATACATTTCTTAGTCGACCCTTGTCATCCAAATCCATGGCATAAAAGAAGTCAGAATTGTCAACTTTCATTCTCATGAAATAACTATGCATCGCTTCAGCATCTCCTTCCACAAGTTTCAAACGTCGTTGTTTGTCCACATAATTCCTGCAATCCTTCTGACTATATAGAAGCTTATCAGGTCCCCCCGCCTCAATCTGAAGTGAGGCATAAGTCTGGGGCAATTTAATCCCAGCTTTATCATTCAACATGAGCTTTCTTTTCACATGTTCATCAATTACCCTATTGCTCTTGAAAAACCTGCACTTTCCCGGGCTTTGATCGTGATTATGCTCCAAGACAACTAGGTTTAACCTCCACTTTCCATCCGGGTATGAAGCAACAATAAACCGAGCAGGAcaatcaatttttgtttgtggccGTGGTTTCGCCAGGTTGCTTCCTCTCACCCTTGCCTTTCCACCACGACTGCATTGAAGAGTTAGATTCTTCAAGTTTccatcttttccctttcttgacGTTCTTTTCGCCACAGCAAATCCTTGTTGTTTTGCATATCTTAAGTAGTACACATAAGCTTCGTTTGATGTATCAAATTCCATTCCCACATTCGGTTCCTCAATTCCATCTTTACAATTTTCTGTTGTCTCATTAGTACCACTCAATACCTCTTCTTCATTGTCTCCACTCcctacctcctcctcctcctcttcttcttcttctacatctctacaaaatttaacaaaaaaattataactaat
Coding sequences:
- the LOC131324428 gene encoding protein FAR1-RELATED SEQUENCE 4-like — protein: MEFDTSNEAYVYYLRYAKQQGFAVAKRTSRKGKDGNLKNLTLQCSRGGKARVRGSNLAKPRPQTKIDCPARFIVASYPDGKWRLNLVVLEHNHDQSPGKCRFFKSNRVIDEHVKRKLMLNDKAGIKLPQTYASLQIEAGGPDKLLYSQKDCRNYVDKQRRLKLVEGDAEAMHSYFMRMKVDNSDFFYAMDLDDKGRLRNVFWADARSRAACKEFGDVVTFDTTYLVNRYDMPFAPFVGVNHHGQSILLGCGLISHEDTESFSWLFETWKTCMWGCAPKAIITDQCLGMKNAIQQVFPDTRHRLCIWHIMKKVPEKFGKYNAYEQISSCMRKAVWNSLTIKQFEDAWDGFIKKYQLHNNTWLDGLYLERKLWVPAYVNDCFWAGMSSTQRSEGMNAYFDGYIHSKTTLKQFVEQYENALANKVESENEEDGKSWRSFIPLITKSGLERQFQSVYTNEKVREFHEEFVGRLECSCSKKNESVSEYEVKEWITYGEEEKRIQVPFIVDFNAETNEAHCNCRLFEYRGMVCRHQLTVWSQMGVERVPDKYVLRRWNKNVKRVHTKIRINYDNSSTSIEAHRHDNMCNLFNEVADLAEDSQEKYDKVMARLLELKRELIESSIVCGSNVISDTPSNSFSIGDEVLPSKESTNILDPVTLRRKGRPPNKRKVGIVEKIGKKKIETKKKTLSKEKTKEVRTQERLEHNNCFFQEIGSQESVVNINSQPSYMGQSMWPNMIPHNMRPNMTQGGSIFQFSPSSCPTETGFNQFMYAFPSSQTNMPISFGSHDWRGQSNITSRQIWGGGQSNFLETQWQCVGGPPPSFTQMLNAPDNAEE